Proteins encoded together in one Impatiens glandulifera chromosome 1, dImpGla2.1, whole genome shotgun sequence window:
- the LOC124919772 gene encoding 2-methyl-6-phytyl-1,4-hydroquinone methyltransferase, chloroplastic-like has translation MASCLLNGIGNIGGVNKLSPKGLGFARSDLHGKHFLRFNSVSCQTSIRAKSSKTLGPNCSVSSSRPASQPRFIQHKQEAFWFYRFLSIVYDHVINPGHWTEDMRDEALEPADLNNRNMLVVDVGGGTGFTTLGIVKQVDAKNVTILDQSPHQLAKAKEKEPLKDCKIIEGDAEDLPFPTDYADRYVSAGSIEYWPDPQRGIRESYRVLKLGGKACLIGPVYPTFWLSQFFADVWMLFPKEEEYIEWFEKAGFKDIKLKRIGPKWYRGVRRHGLIMGCSVTGIKPASGDSPLQLGPKEEDVRKPVNPIVFLYRLILGAMAGAYYVLVPIYMWIKDQIVPKGQPI, from the exons ATGGCTTCTTGCTTGCTTAATGGAATCGGAAACATAGGAGGGGTCAATAAGCTATCCCCCAAAGGCTTAGGCTTTGCTCGCTCCGATTTGCATGGCAAACATTTCCTTAGATTCAATTCTGTGAGCTGCCAGACTAGCATTAGGGCTAAAAGTTCCAAAACCCTAGGACCCAACTGCAGCGTTTCGTCATCCAGGCCGGCTTCTCAGCCTAGGTTCATTCAGCACAAACAAGAGGCGTTTTGGTTCTACAGATTTCTGTCAATCGTATACGACCATGTTATAAACCCTGGGCATTGGACGGAGGACATGAGGGATGAGGCTCTTGAGCCGGCTGATCTGAATAATAGGAATATGCTTGTGGTCGATGTGGGTGGGGGAACTGGGTTCACTACTTTGGGCATAGTTAAGCAGGTGGATGCCAAGAATGTCACCATTCTTGATCAGTCACCTCATCAGCTTGCTAAGGCTAAGGAAAAGGAGCCTCTCAAGGACTGCAAAATCATTGAGGGGGATGCAGAGGATCTCCCTTTCCCCACTGATTACGCAGATAGATATGTATCTGCTGGCAG CATTGAATACTGGCCAGATCCTCAAAGGGGAATCAGGGAATCGTATAGAGTGTTGAAACTGGGAGGGAAGGCATGCTTGATCGGCCCAGTGTATCCTACCTTCTGGTTATCTCAGTTTTTTGCAGATGTGTGGATGCTGTTCCCGAAGGAGGAAGAATACATTGAATGGTTTGAGAAGGCTGGATTTAAAGACATTAAGCTAAAGAGAATCGGCCCAAAGTGGTACCGTGGTGTTCGTCGTCATGGTCTCATCATGGGATGTTCAGTTACGGGCATTAAGCCTGCATCTGGTGACTCTCCTTTGCAG CTTGGTCCTAAGGAAGAGGATGTGAGGAAGCCTGTGAATCCGATAGTGTTTTTGTATCGGCTCATCTTGGGTGCGATGGCGGGGGCATATTATGTTCTGGTTCCCATTTATATGTGGATCAAGGACCAAATTGTTCCCAAAGGTCAGCCAATTTGA
- the LOC124919774 gene encoding 2-methyl-6-phytyl-1,4-hydroquinone methyltransferase, chloroplastic-like: MASCLLNGIGNIGGVNKLSPKGLGFARSDLHGKHFLRFNSVSYQTSIRAKSSKTLGPKCSVSASRPASQPRFIQHKQEAFWFYRFLSIVYDHVINPGHWTEDMRDEALEPADLNNRNMLVVDVGGGTGFTTLGIVKQVDAKNVTILDQSPHQLAKAKEKEPLKDCKIIEGDAEDLPFPTDYADRYVSAGSIEYWPDPQRGIRESYRVLKLGGKACLIGPVHPTFWLSQFFADVWMLFPKEEEYIEWFEKAGFTDIKLKRIGPKWYRGVRRHGLIMGCSVTGVKPASGDSPLQLGPKEEDVRKPVNPILFLYRLILGAMAGAYYVLVPIYMWIKDQIVPKGQPI, encoded by the exons ATGGCTTCTTGCTTGCTTAATGGAATCGGAAACATAGGAGGGGTCAATAAGCTATCCCCCAAAGGCTTGGGCTTTGCTCGCTCCGATTTGCATGGCAAACATTTCCTTAGATTCAATTCTGTGAGCTACCAGACTAGCATTAGGGCTAAAAGTTCCAAAACCCTAGGACCCAAGTGCAGTGTTTCGGCATCCAGGCCGGCTTCTCAGCCTAGGTTCATTCAGCATAAGCAAGAGGCGTTTTGGTTCTACAGATTTCTGTCAATCGTGTACGACCATGTTATAAACCCTGGGCATTGGACGGAGGACATGAGGGATGAAGCTCTTGAACCGGCTGATCTGAATAATAGGAATATGCTTGTGGTCGATGTGGGAGGGGGAACTGGGTTCACTACTTTGGGCATAGTTAAGCAGGTGGATGCAAAGAATGTCACCATTCTTGATCAGTCACCTCATCAGCTTGCTAAGGCTAAGGAGAAGGAGCCTCTCAAGGACTGCAAAATCATTGAGGGGGATGCAGAAGATCTTCCTTTCCCCACTGATTACGCAGATAGATATGTATCTGCTGGCAG CATTGAATACTGGCCAGATCCTCAACGTGGAATCAGGGAATCGTATAGAGTGTTGAAACTGGGAGGGAAAGCATGCTTGATCGGGCCAGTGCATCCTACTTTCTGGTTATCTCAGTTTTTTGCAGATGTGTGGATGCTCTTCCCAAAGGAGGAAGAATACATTGAATGGTTTGAGAAGGCTGGATTTACTGACATTAAGCTAAAGAGAATCGGCCCAAAGTGGTACCGTGGTGTTCGTCGTCATGGTCTCATCATGGGATGTTCAGTTACGGGCGTTAAGCCTGCATCCGGTGACTCTCCTTTGCAg CTTGGTCCTAAGGAAGAGGATGTGAGGAAGCCTGTGAATCCGATACTGTTTTTGTATCGGCTCATCTTGGGTGCGATGGCGGGGGCATATTATGTTCTGGTTCCTATTTATATGTGGATCAAGGACCAAATTGTTCCCAAAGGTCAGCCAATTTGA